A genome region from Brachymonas denitrificans includes the following:
- a CDS encoding DEAD/DEAH box helicase → MTQNQTTGAAALAQSESSMADAALQAISETNNSIPDPHLHAPLAADALAPVADGDNGFVKLGLAEPLVQACLDLGYTQPTVVQNTAIPLALAEQDAEGHNYVDLMVSSQTGSGKTAAFLLPVLHTLLEQQQAAIAAEKAEWQRKIDEAIANGEEPPKRPRRKNPTDRRHFKAATPGALVLCPTRELAQQVAHDAIDLVKHCKGLRIAHVVGGMPYAVQVARLQNADLVVATPGRLLDLQRSMQIKLDKVQFLVVDEADRMLDLGFQEDLAEIHQLTADRRQTMMFSATFAPRIQQLAARVMRSPQKVQIDSPQEKHASIEQKLYWADNFAHKRAMLDHWLRDPSIEQAIVFASTQIECDGLAEDLQQAGFVAVALHGALSQGLRNRRLMALRQGKVQFLVATDVAARGIDVPSISHVFNFGLPMKAEDYTHRIGRTGRAGRSGIAVTFAEFRDRNRVWDIEDYTKQPFMTAVVPGLEPEQRTPTRHPPKGKGRAGFGGEGRGGRGKGGFGGNGPRKGFSQGRVAGFGGFGEAPAPRKPRAGAEGGGSWGRPQREAAHHAGRRPERQEFGGSGRPSFGGNGPRREGGGMRGGAMAAGHHSGKRGR, encoded by the coding sequence ATGACTCAAAACCAGACCACTGGGGCTGCCGCATTGGCGCAGTCCGAATCTTCCATGGCCGATGCCGCGCTGCAGGCCATTTCCGAGACCAACAATTCCATTCCGGATCCGCATCTGCATGCGCCGCTGGCGGCTGACGCCCTGGCGCCGGTAGCCGACGGCGACAATGGCTTCGTCAAGCTGGGCCTGGCCGAGCCGCTGGTACAGGCTTGTCTGGACCTGGGCTACACCCAGCCGACCGTGGTGCAGAACACCGCCATCCCGCTGGCCTTGGCCGAGCAGGATGCCGAGGGCCACAACTATGTGGACCTGATGGTGTCCAGCCAGACCGGTTCCGGCAAGACGGCGGCGTTCCTGCTGCCCGTGCTGCACACGCTGCTGGAGCAGCAACAGGCAGCCATCGCCGCCGAGAAGGCCGAGTGGCAGCGCAAGATCGACGAGGCCATCGCCAACGGCGAAGAGCCGCCGAAGAGGCCGCGCCGCAAGAACCCGACCGACCGCCGCCATTTCAAGGCGGCCACGCCGGGCGCGCTGGTGCTGTGCCCCACGCGCGAGCTGGCGCAACAGGTGGCGCATGATGCTATCGACCTGGTCAAGCATTGCAAGGGCCTGCGCATTGCGCACGTGGTGGGCGGCATGCCCTACGCCGTGCAGGTGGCGCGTCTGCAGAACGCCGATCTGGTGGTGGCCACGCCCGGCCGTCTGCTGGACCTGCAGCGCTCCATGCAGATCAAGCTGGACAAGGTGCAGTTTCTGGTGGTGGACGAGGCCGATCGCATGCTGGATCTGGGCTTCCAGGAAGACCTGGCCGAGATTCACCAGCTGACGGCCGACCGCCGCCAGACCATGATGTTCAGCGCCACGTTCGCGCCGCGCATCCAGCAACTGGCTGCGCGCGTGATGCGTAGCCCGCAGAAGGTGCAGATCGATTCCCCGCAGGAGAAGCACGCCTCGATCGAGCAGAAGCTTTACTGGGCCGACAACTTCGCGCACAAGCGCGCCATGCTGGACCACTGGCTGCGTGATCCTTCCATTGAGCAGGCCATCGTGTTCGCCAGCACGCAGATCGAGTGCGACGGCCTGGCCGAAGACCTGCAGCAGGCCGGCTTTGTTGCCGTGGCGCTGCATGGGGCCCTGAGCCAAGGCCTGCGCAACCGCCGCCTGATGGCGCTGCGCCAGGGCAAGGTGCAATTCCTGGTGGCTACCGATGTGGCGGCGCGCGGTATCGATGTGCCCAGCATTTCGCACGTGTTCAACTTCGGCCTGCCGATGAAGGCAGAGGATTACACGCACCGCATCGGCCGCACCGGCCGTGCCGGCCGCAGCGGCATCGCCGTGACCTTTGCCGAGTTCCGCGACCGCAACCGCGTGTGGGACATCGAGGACTATACGAAGCAGCCGTTCATGACGGCCGTGGTGCCGGGTCTGGAGCCCGAGCAGCGCACGCCGACGCGCCATCCGCCCAAGGGCAAGGGCCGCGCCGGTTTTGGCGGTGAAGGCCGTGGCGGCCGCGGCAAAGGTGGTTTTGGTGGCAACGGTCCGCGCAAGGGCTTCAGCCAGGGTCGTGTGGCCGGTTTCGGCGGCTTTGGCGAAGCGCCGGCTCCGCGCAAGCCTCGCGCCGGTGCCGAGGGTGGTGGCAGCTGGGGCCGTCCGCAACGCGAGGCGGCACACCATGCCGGTCGCCGTCCGGAGCGCCAGGAGTTTGGCGGCAGCGGCCGTCCATCCTTCGGCGGCAACGGCCCGCGTCGTGAAGGCGGTGGCATGCGCGGCGGTGCCATGGCAGCTGGCCACCATTCGGGCAAGCGCGGCCGCTGA
- a CDS encoding acyloxyacyl hydrolase: protein MHATFRFTRSKNIFFCTLFLLGASGMASQAHALDAGLVAGSAVDDDVAKVGLVLGWDHSAEPLWQGRNWHLDLRHEVTASQWLVKQHKDVFEVGYSPVLRLYRNTPPEQGRFFAETSIGLRLLSRTQVTADKTVSTAFQFSDMIGVGYQWGQNARHTVGLRYQHISNASIKKPNPGVNFGVLYYQQSF, encoded by the coding sequence ATGCACGCAACGTTCAGGTTTACGCGATCCAAAAACATTTTTTTCTGTACGCTGTTCCTGCTGGGCGCATCCGGGATGGCCTCTCAGGCCCATGCCTTGGATGCTGGCCTGGTCGCCGGCTCCGCAGTAGATGACGATGTGGCCAAGGTCGGGCTGGTGCTGGGCTGGGACCACTCCGCCGAACCGCTCTGGCAAGGCCGCAACTGGCATCTCGACCTGCGCCACGAAGTGACCGCCTCGCAGTGGCTGGTCAAGCAGCACAAAGATGTGTTCGAGGTCGGCTATTCGCCAGTGCTGCGCCTGTACCGCAACACGCCGCCAGAGCAGGGGCGCTTCTTCGCCGAAACCTCCATCGGCCTGCGCCTGCTGTCGCGCACGCAGGTAACGGCCGACAAGACGGTATCCACGGCATTCCAGTTTTCGGACATGATCGGCGTGGGCTATCAGTGGGGGCAGAACGCACGGCACACCGTCGGATTACGCTATCAGCATATTTCGAACGCCAGCATCAAAAAGCCTAATCCAGGCGTGAATTTTGGCGTGCTGTATTACCAGCAGAGTTTTTGA
- the fusA gene encoding elongation factor G, which translates to MTTLSSNAFSIAPDNIRTLALTGAVGSGKTTLAEALLVQAGAIASAGNVERGSTVSDHDSLEIKAQHSLQSSLMHMQCGDTRIHMIDTPGLPDFAGQILPALEAVETAAIVIDAAKGIEPMTQRLMQYAAGCKLDRIIIVNKIDAPDADLPALLQQIQQTFGKECLPLNLPDAGASKVVDCFFNREGHSDFGAVADAHQNLVEQVVEVDGDFVERYLNEGDVDASELHAPLEQAMREGHLIPVCFVSARTGAGVAELLDIIVKMLPNPSEGNPPDFLRGEGDDAVPEHATPDPAAHVLAQVFKISIDPYVGKLAMLRVHQGTIRRDSQLFIGDGRKPFKVGHLFLVQGKEHIEVPQAGPGDLCAIGKVDELHYDAVLHDAAEDAHLRLAPLPFPVPVYGVAISPKRRGDEQRMWEIMGKLVAEDPCLRIEHVATTNETIIYGLSELHMRVMFDRMREVYKFEVDTKPPRIAYRETITQGAQAQYRHKKQTGGAGQFGEVHLRIEPLPRGAGFEFADEVKGGAIPYQFIPAVEKGVREALATGAIAGYPVVDVRVVVHDGKHHPVDSKEIAFVTAGRKAFLEAMRAARAVVLEPIAKMQVTAPESAVGAITGDLSTRRGMVTGTDGANLGNMVVQAQVPLAEIAGYQARLHAMTAGQGTYSVSLSHYEIVPPNVQQQLVSEYKVQDED; encoded by the coding sequence ATGACGACACTTTCCAGTAACGCATTTTCCATCGCCCCTGACAACATCCGCACCCTGGCGCTGACCGGTGCTGTGGGCAGTGGCAAGACCACGCTCGCCGAAGCCCTGCTGGTGCAAGCCGGCGCCATCGCCTCCGCCGGCAACGTGGAGCGCGGCAGCACCGTCAGCGACCATGACTCGCTGGAAATCAAGGCGCAGCATTCGCTGCAGTCGTCCCTGATGCACATGCAATGCGGCGACACCCGCATCCACATGATCGACACCCCCGGCCTGCCCGACTTTGCCGGCCAGATCCTGCCCGCACTCGAGGCGGTGGAAACCGCCGCCATCGTGATCGACGCCGCCAAGGGCATCGAGCCGATGACGCAGCGCCTGATGCAGTACGCCGCCGGCTGCAAGCTCGACCGCATCATCATCGTCAACAAGATCGACGCCCCCGATGCCGACCTGCCCGCCCTGCTGCAGCAGATCCAGCAGACTTTCGGCAAGGAGTGCCTGCCGCTGAACCTGCCCGACGCCGGTGCCAGCAAGGTAGTGGACTGCTTCTTCAACCGCGAAGGCCACAGCGACTTTGGTGCGGTGGCCGATGCCCACCAGAACCTGGTGGAACAGGTGGTGGAAGTGGATGGCGACTTCGTCGAACGCTACCTGAACGAAGGTGATGTGGACGCCTCCGAACTGCATGCTCCGCTGGAACAGGCCATGCGCGAAGGCCACCTGATTCCGGTGTGCTTCGTCTCCGCCCGCACCGGAGCCGGCGTGGCCGAACTGCTGGACATCATCGTGAAGATGCTGCCCAACCCCTCCGAAGGCAACCCGCCCGATTTCCTGCGCGGCGAAGGCGACGATGCCGTGCCCGAGCACGCCACGCCCGACCCGGCCGCCCATGTGCTGGCCCAGGTGTTCAAGATCAGCATCGACCCCTACGTGGGCAAGCTCGCCATGCTGCGCGTGCACCAGGGCACCATCCGCCGCGACAGCCAGCTGTTCATCGGTGATGGCCGCAAGCCGTTCAAGGTGGGACACCTGTTCCTGGTGCAGGGCAAGGAGCATATTGAGGTGCCCCAGGCCGGCCCCGGCGACCTGTGCGCCATCGGCAAGGTAGACGAACTGCACTACGATGCGGTGCTGCATGATGCCGCCGAAGACGCGCATTTGCGCCTTGCCCCGCTGCCCTTCCCGGTGCCGGTGTATGGCGTGGCCATTTCGCCCAAGCGCCGTGGCGACGAGCAGCGCATGTGGGAAATCATGGGCAAGCTGGTGGCCGAAGACCCGTGTCTGCGCATCGAGCATGTGGCTACCACCAACGAGACCATCATCTACGGCCTGAGCGAATTGCACATGCGCGTCATGTTCGACCGCATGCGCGAGGTGTACAAGTTCGAGGTCGATACCAAGCCGCCGCGCATCGCCTACCGCGAAACCATTACCCAGGGCGCGCAGGCCCAGTACCGCCACAAGAAGCAGACCGGCGGCGCCGGCCAGTTCGGCGAGGTGCATCTGCGCATCGAACCGCTGCCGCGTGGCGCCGGCTTCGAGTTTGCCGACGAAGTCAAGGGCGGTGCGATTCCCTACCAGTTCATTCCCGCCGTGGAAAAAGGCGTGCGCGAAGCGCTGGCAACCGGCGCCATTGCCGGCTACCCGGTGGTCGACGTGCGCGTGGTGGTGCATGATGGCAAGCACCACCCGGTGGACAGCAAGGAAATCGCCTTCGTCACGGCCGGCCGCAAGGCCTTCCTGGAAGCCATGCGCGCCGCCCGCGCCGTGGTGCTAGAGCCGATCGCGAAGATGCAGGTCACTGCGCCTGAAAGCGCCGTGGGCGCCATCACGGGCGACCTGTCGACGCGCCGGGGCATGGTGACCGGCACCGACGGTGCCAATCTGGGCAATATGGTGGTGCAGGCACAGGTGCCGCTGGCCGAGATTGCCGGCTACCAGGCACGCCTGCATGCCATGACGGCCGGTCAGGGCACCTACTCGGTCTCGCTGTCGCACTACGAGATCGTGCCGCCGAACGTGCAGCAGCAACTGGTGTCCGAGTACAAGGTGCAGGACGAGGACTGA
- a CDS encoding YgiQ family radical SAM protein, giving the protein MIATSARSISRASSSRSSAKPLTSYKPFWARRFGTAPFLPMSRAEMEQLGWDSCDIVLVTGDAYVDHPSFGMAVIGRVLEAQGFRVGIIAQPDWQSAEPFKALGKPNLFWGVTAGNMDSMINRYTADRKIRSDDAYTPGGAAGKRPDRAAIVYSQRCREAYKDVPIVLGGIEGSLRRIAHYDYWSDKVRRSMVVDSKCDLLLYGNAERALVEVAHRLAQREPVESITDVRGTAFVMRSSPEGWQEIDSTEVDQPGRVDAHVHPYQTTGERAQEQACASSQQAGEQVVRVVRRKNAKGLNADAPSAEPMPMQTAADQNAYRPAVQLQPGAVASSATPSGADQPHRVAPPPRERSVIRLPSYEQVKADPVLYAHANRVLHLETNPGNARALVQAHGEGHTARDVWLNPPPIPLTTEEMDWVFDLPYARSPHPVYADENGRHDGATKIPAWEMIRFSVNIMRGCFGGCTFCSITEHEGRIIQSRSEDSIIREVEEMRDKVQGFTGVVSDLGGPTANMYRLGCKSKEIEAACRKPSCVYPGICQNLTTNHDPLIAIYKRARKLPGIKKVLIGSGLRYDLAVKSPEYVKELVQHHVGGYLKIAPEHTEQGPLSKMMKPGIGTYDRFKQMFEKYSKEAHKEQFLIPYFIAAHPGTSDEDMMNLALWLKRNGFRADQVQTFYPSPMATATAMYHSRLNPLKGIHRPDGPNADRAEEVDVVKGERRRRLHKAFLRYHDPNNWPLLREALKSMGRADLIGNGKQHLIPTWQPLGDGGYQSPRRTNSTTGTMPGKRATVATPAGGATTPKRASVAGKPAKGTLLTQHTGLPPRELGAKAPARQGRAGQTARTPDARTRLDAKRGSPVGRGKRG; this is encoded by the coding sequence ATGATTGCTACCAGCGCCCGCAGTATTTCGCGCGCCTCTTCTTCCCGTTCGTCAGCCAAACCCCTCACCAGCTACAAGCCCTTCTGGGCCAGGCGTTTCGGCACCGCTCCTTTCCTGCCCATGAGCCGTGCCGAGATGGAGCAGCTGGGCTGGGACAGTTGCGACATCGTCCTGGTGACTGGCGACGCCTATGTCGACCATCCGAGTTTCGGCATGGCCGTGATCGGCCGTGTGCTGGAGGCGCAGGGCTTTCGCGTCGGCATCATCGCGCAGCCGGACTGGCAGAGTGCCGAGCCGTTCAAGGCGCTGGGCAAGCCCAACCTGTTCTGGGGCGTGACGGCCGGCAACATGGACAGCATGATCAACCGCTACACGGCTGATCGCAAGATTCGCAGCGACGATGCCTACACGCCAGGCGGAGCCGCGGGAAAGCGCCCGGATCGCGCGGCCATCGTCTACAGCCAGCGCTGCCGCGAAGCGTACAAGGACGTGCCCATCGTGCTGGGCGGCATCGAAGGCAGCCTGCGCCGCATCGCGCATTACGACTACTGGAGCGACAAGGTCCGCCGCAGCATGGTGGTGGACAGCAAGTGCGATCTGCTGCTGTACGGCAATGCCGAGCGCGCGCTGGTGGAAGTGGCGCATCGCCTGGCGCAACGCGAGCCGGTGGAGAGCATTACCGACGTGCGCGGCACGGCTTTCGTGATGCGCAGCAGCCCGGAAGGCTGGCAGGAAATCGATTCCACCGAGGTGGACCAGCCGGGCAGGGTGGATGCGCATGTGCATCCCTACCAGACCACGGGCGAGCGTGCGCAGGAGCAGGCTTGCGCTTCGTCGCAGCAGGCAGGCGAGCAGGTGGTGCGCGTCGTGCGCCGCAAGAATGCCAAAGGCCTGAACGCGGATGCTCCGTCGGCAGAACCCATGCCCATGCAGACAGCTGCAGACCAGAATGCGTATCGTCCTGCGGTGCAACTGCAGCCAGGCGCGGTTGCTTCCAGCGCCACACCATCAGGAGCAGATCAACCGCATCGCGTAGCCCCGCCTCCGCGCGAGCGCAGCGTGATCCGTCTGCCGAGCTACGAACAGGTCAAGGCCGATCCGGTTCTGTACGCGCACGCCAACCGTGTGCTGCACCTGGAAACCAACCCCGGCAACGCCCGCGCGCTGGTGCAGGCGCACGGCGAAGGCCACACCGCACGCGACGTCTGGCTCAACCCGCCGCCCATCCCGCTCACCACCGAAGAGATGGACTGGGTGTTCGATCTGCCGTACGCGCGCAGCCCGCATCCGGTCTATGCCGATGAAAACGGCCGCCACGACGGCGCCACCAAGATCCCGGCCTGGGAGATGATCCGCTTCTCGGTCAACATCATGCGTGGCTGCTTCGGCGGCTGTACCTTCTGCTCGATTACCGAGCACGAAGGCCGTATCATCCAGAGCCGCAGCGAAGACTCCATCATTCGCGAGGTGGAGGAGATGCGCGACAAGGTGCAGGGCTTCACCGGCGTGGTGAGTGATCTGGGCGGTCCCACGGCGAACATGTACCGCCTAGGCTGCAAGAGCAAGGAAATCGAGGCCGCCTGCCGCAAGCCGAGCTGCGTCTACCCCGGCATCTGCCAGAACCTGACCACCAACCACGATCCACTGATCGCGATCTACAAGCGCGCGCGCAAGCTGCCGGGCATCAAGAAGGTGCTGATCGGTTCCGGGCTGCGTTACGACCTGGCGGTGAAGTCGCCGGAGTACGTGAAGGAACTGGTGCAGCACCACGTGGGGGGCTACCTCAAGATTGCGCCCGAGCATACCGAGCAGGGGCCGCTGTCCAAGATGATGAAGCCGGGCATCGGCACTTATGACCGCTTCAAGCAGATGTTCGAGAAGTACAGCAAGGAAGCGCACAAGGAACAGTTCCTGATTCCGTATTTCATTGCTGCGCATCCGGGCACCAGCGACGAGGACATGATGAATCTTGCGCTCTGGCTCAAGCGCAACGGCTTCCGTGCCGATCAGGTGCAGACCTTTTACCCGAGCCCGATGGCCACTGCCACGGCCATGTACCATTCGCGCTTGAACCCGCTCAAGGGCATTCACCGCCCGGATGGCCCGAATGCCGACCGGGCCGAGGAGGTGGATGTGGTGAAGGGCGAGCGTCGCCGCCGCTTGCACAAGGCCTTTCTGCGCTATCACGATCCGAACAACTGGCCCTTGCTGCGCGAGGCGCTCAAGAGCATGGGGCGTGCCGACCTGATCGGCAATGGCAAGCAGCATCTGATTCCGACCTGGCAGCCGCTGGGAGACGGGGGCTACCAAAGCCCGCGACGCACCAACTCGACGACGGGGACAATGCCCGGAAAAAGGGCGACTGTGGCCACTCCGGCCGGGGGCGCCACGACGCCCAAGCGCGCCAGCGTTGCCGGCAAGCCTGCCAAGGGAACGCTGCTGACCCAGCATACGGGCCTGCCGCCACGCGAACTGGGAGCGAAGGCGCCCGCTCGGCAGGGTCGGGCTGGCCAGACCGCACGCACGCCGGATGCGCGTACGCGCCTCGACGCCAAGCGCGGCAGTCCTGTCGGGCGTGGCAAGCGCGGATAA
- a CDS encoding SIR2 family NAD-dependent protein deacylase gives MPLQEKMQKVRGWIQSAQRVVALTGAGISAESGVPTFRDAQTGLWARYKPEDLATEAAFRHDPQRVWDWYAWRRELVANVSPNAAHHALAEFGRQHPGRLTLVTQNVDGLHQQAGSEDVLALHGNIRQDRWLRPCPRERFSERDCEPATATEGRPPKCDVCGNQLRPAVVWFGEALPEISLFRADEAAGNCDLMLVIGTSGLVYPAAGLADVARRAGARVVIINTGPTELDDLADCGIRCKAAECLPELLLGETRMGVTAEEGV, from the coding sequence ATGCCCTTGCAGGAAAAAATGCAGAAGGTGCGCGGCTGGATCCAGTCGGCCCAGCGCGTCGTGGCGTTGACTGGCGCCGGCATCAGCGCCGAATCCGGCGTGCCGACTTTTCGTGATGCGCAGACCGGTCTGTGGGCGCGCTACAAGCCCGAGGATCTGGCGACGGAGGCGGCCTTCCGCCACGATCCACAGCGCGTCTGGGATTGGTATGCCTGGCGTCGCGAGCTGGTCGCCAACGTGAGCCCGAACGCGGCGCACCATGCGCTGGCCGAGTTTGGCAGGCAGCATCCCGGCCGGCTGACGCTGGTTACCCAGAACGTTGACGGCCTGCACCAGCAGGCGGGCAGCGAGGATGTGCTGGCCCTGCATGGCAATATCCGGCAGGACCGCTGGCTGCGTCCCTGTCCGCGAGAGCGTTTCTCCGAGCGCGATTGCGAGCCGGCCACCGCCACGGAAGGGCGCCCGCCCAAATGCGATGTGTGCGGCAACCAGTTGCGTCCGGCCGTCGTCTGGTTTGGCGAGGCGCTGCCCGAGATTTCGCTGTTCCGTGCCGACGAGGCGGCGGGCAATTGCGACCTGATGCTGGTAATCGGCACCTCGGGTCTGGTGTATCCGGCGGCCGGCCTGGCCGATGTGGCGCGCCGCGCCGGTGCGCGCGTGGTCATCATCAACACCGGCCCGACCGAGCTGGATGACCTGGCAGACTGCGGGATCCGCTGCAAGGCAGCCGAATGCCTGCCTGAGTTGCTGCTGGGTGAGACACGGATGGGCGTGACAGCAGAGGAGGGCGTATGA
- the rlmB gene encoding 23S rRNA (guanosine(2251)-2'-O)-methyltransferase RlmB produces the protein MSSSHKIVFGFHAVGVRLKMAPESVLEVFVDPSRRDARMRQFIERAKEARVQLVEADGLRLSRLSGSHGHQGVVARVSEIQLKQSLDDLLDSLDEPPLLLVLDGVTDPHNLGACLRVADGAGAHAVIAPKDHAAGINATVAKVASGAADTVPYFMVTNLARTLNELKERNIWIIGTSGDADKMLYQVDMRTPTALVLGAEGPGMRQLTRKTCDELVSIPMQGAVESLNVSVASGVCLYEALRQRSLP, from the coding sequence ATGTCCTCATCCCACAAGATTGTTTTCGGCTTCCACGCCGTCGGCGTGCGCCTGAAGATGGCGCCCGAGTCGGTGCTGGAGGTGTTTGTAGACCCCAGCCGGCGCGATGCGCGCATGCGCCAGTTCATCGAGCGTGCCAAGGAGGCCAGGGTGCAGCTGGTGGAGGCCGATGGCCTGCGCCTGTCGCGCCTGAGCGGCAGCCACGGTCATCAGGGCGTGGTGGCGCGCGTGAGCGAGATCCAGCTCAAGCAGTCGCTGGACGACCTGCTCGACAGCCTCGACGAACCGCCGCTGTTGTTGGTGCTCGACGGCGTGACCGATCCGCACAACCTGGGCGCCTGCCTGCGCGTGGCCGATGGCGCCGGTGCGCATGCAGTGATTGCGCCCAAGGACCATGCCGCCGGCATCAATGCCACGGTGGCCAAGGTGGCCAGCGGGGCGGCGGATACGGTGCCGTATTTCATGGTGACCAACCTGGCGCGCACGCTCAACGAGCTCAAGGAGCGCAATATCTGGATCATCGGCACCAGCGGCGATGCTGACAAGATGCTGTACCAGGTCGATATGCGCACGCCCACGGCCCTGGTGCTGGGTGCCGAAGGCCCCGGCATGCGCCAGCTCACGCGCAAGACCTGTGATGAACTGGTCAGCATCCCCATGCAGGGCGCAGTGGAGAGCCTGAACGTGTCGGTGGCCAGCGGCGTCTGTCTGTACGAAGCCCTGCGCCAGCGTTCGTTGCCCTGA
- a CDS encoding OmpA family protein, whose product MKKHTSIKWVATGMALAALGLVGCTSTVSKGVNDQGQAQEVVFPDLDKTSGVPEGIFPNVENMRKIGPGVTKDDLYYLIGRPHFREMKGAREWDYVMKFRESVNGPVTVCQYKVIFDGNMKGQSFHWKPSECARFIGGVPVAPRVISLKADALFAFDRYSLADMRPEGRAELDKLAGQLKELGQDARMNIVGHTDRLGSDAYNQRLSQLRANTVREYLIAQGLPAGNMRAAGMGESQPVVQCSQRNRTELIACLAPNRRVDVEVSGIQQ is encoded by the coding sequence ATGAAAAAGCACACAAGCATCAAATGGGTTGCCACTGGCATGGCACTGGCTGCACTGGGTCTGGTGGGCTGCACCTCCACGGTGAGCAAGGGAGTGAACGACCAGGGCCAGGCGCAGGAAGTGGTCTTCCCTGATCTGGACAAGACTTCCGGCGTGCCGGAAGGCATCTTCCCCAACGTGGAGAACATGCGCAAGATCGGCCCCGGCGTTACCAAGGATGACCTGTACTACCTGATCGGTCGCCCGCATTTCCGCGAGATGAAGGGCGCCCGCGAGTGGGACTACGTCATGAAGTTCCGCGAGTCGGTCAACGGCCCGGTGACGGTGTGCCAGTACAAGGTCATCTTCGATGGCAACATGAAGGGCCAGTCCTTCCACTGGAAGCCCTCCGAGTGCGCACGCTTTATCGGTGGCGTTCCGGTTGCTCCCCGCGTGATCAGCCTGAAGGCCGATGCCCTGTTTGCGTTTGATCGCTACAGCCTTGCCGACATGCGTCCCGAAGGCCGTGCCGAACTGGACAAATTGGCTGGGCAGTTGAAGGAACTGGGGCAGGATGCCCGCATGAACATCGTCGGTCACACGGACCGCCTGGGCAGCGATGCCTACAACCAGCGCCTGTCGCAACTGCGTGCGAACACTGTGCGTGAGTACCTGATCGCACAGGGCCTGCCGGCCGGCAATATGCGTGCCGCCGGCATGGGCGAAAGCCAGCCGGTGGTGCAATGCTCGCAGCGCAACCGCACCGAGCTGATTGCCTGCCTGGCACCCAACCGTCGCGTCGACGTGGAAGTGTCCGGCATCCAGCAATAA
- a CDS encoding YadA-like family protein gives MKTRSIAKKSRNVLRIAPIVCGVMLLAGPTGAMAADECTFTWDGNASLKISVIKGATAAEQQACVNALLGDGTSTGWNLTTTTGETTTGPSTIMPNDTVNLTAGTNMEITQTTSTDGKTTTVTIGTKKDLVADSLTITNGPILNGDGINMNGDKITNLADGVKDSDAVNLGQLKDYTNDLTKKGMDFAGNDGDTVHRNLGQTLTIKGEATTAGTYSGANLKTVTDPRTGTINLQMADSPKFGEVTINDGGSGKITGVAPGEVSPTSKEAINGSQLYQTNQAINNLNQRYDTLDKEARAGTASAMAAAGLPQAYLPGKSMVAMSGATYRGATGFALGVSTITDNGKWVLKGSVNSNNKGHVGATVGAGYQW, from the coding sequence ATGAAAACCCGTTCTATCGCAAAGAAATCTCGAAACGTACTGCGCATTGCTCCGATCGTCTGTGGCGTCATGCTGTTGGCCGGGCCTACGGGAGCGATGGCTGCTGATGAATGTACATTTACCTGGGACGGCAACGCGTCGCTGAAAATCAGCGTAATAAAAGGCGCGACGGCTGCGGAACAACAAGCCTGCGTTAATGCCCTGCTGGGCGATGGCACCAGCACCGGCTGGAATTTGACAACGACGACCGGTGAGACTACCACTGGGCCGTCCACCATCATGCCGAATGACACGGTTAATCTGACTGCCGGCACCAACATGGAAATTACCCAGACTACGAGCACCGATGGAAAGACGACTACGGTGACTATCGGCACCAAAAAGGACCTGGTTGCTGACAGCCTGACCATCACAAATGGCCCCATCCTTAATGGGGATGGCATCAATATGAACGGTGACAAGATTACCAATCTGGCGGATGGTGTCAAAGATAGTGATGCGGTCAATCTGGGGCAACTGAAAGACTACACGAATGACTTGACTAAGAAGGGCATGGACTTTGCCGGCAATGACGGAGACACGGTGCACCGTAACCTCGGCCAGACATTGACGATCAAGGGAGAGGCTACCACTGCGGGTACTTACAGTGGCGCCAACCTGAAGACGGTGACCGATCCCCGGACCGGAACGATCAATCTTCAAATGGCGGATTCGCCCAAATTTGGTGAGGTCACCATCAACGATGGAGGCAGCGGCAAGATTACCGGTGTTGCGCCCGGAGAGGTGTCTCCCACCAGCAAGGAAGCCATCAACGGCTCGCAGCTGTACCAGACCAACCAGGCCATCAACAACCTGAACCAGCGCTATGACACCCTCGACAAGGAAGCACGCGCAGGTACCGCCAGTGCCATGGCCGCAGCGGGTCTGCCCCAGGCCTACCTGCCCGGCAAGAGCATGGTAGCCATGAGTGGTGCCACCTACCGTGGCGCCACCGGTTTCGCGCTGGGTGTGTCCACCATTACCGACAACGGCAAATGGGTGCTCAAGGGCAGCGTCAACAGCAACAACAAGGGCCATGTCGGCGCCACCGTGGGTGCCGGATACCAGTGGTAA